Proteins encoded by one window of Cloacibacillus sp.:
- a CDS encoding LysE family transporter, which yields MEYFLQGLTMGLAYVAPIGLQNLFVINTALTREKSRVFLTAFIVIFFDVTLAFACFYGIGAVMERSRLLEKLVLLAGSLIVMYIGLGLMRAKDSLKKTDVDMPLWRVASTACVVTWFNPQALIDGTMMLGAFKASLSPAGANSFIFGVAAASALWFFSLSAALSLFSARFTDRSLRMINLICGAVVFFYGAKLLWNFIGLALGL from the coding sequence TTGGAATATTTTCTTCAGGGGCTGACGATGGGGCTTGCCTATGTCGCGCCGATCGGCCTGCAGAATCTTTTTGTGATAAATACCGCGCTGACGCGGGAAAAGAGCCGCGTATTCCTCACGGCCTTCATCGTGATCTTCTTCGACGTGACGCTGGCGTTCGCCTGTTTCTACGGCATCGGCGCGGTGATGGAGCGCTCGCGGCTGCTTGAAAAGCTGGTGCTGCTTGCCGGCAGCCTCATCGTCATGTATATCGGTCTTGGGCTCATGAGGGCGAAGGATTCGCTGAAAAAGACCGACGTCGATATGCCGCTGTGGCGCGTAGCCAGCACCGCCTGTGTCGTGACCTGGTTTAATCCACAGGCGCTCATCGACGGCACGATGATGCTGGGGGCCTTTAAAGCCTCCCTTTCGCCGGCGGGGGCCAACTCCTTTATATTCGGTGTCGCCGCCGCCTCTGCGCTCTGGTTTTTTAGCCTCTCCGCCGCGCTCTCGCTCTTCAGCGCCAGGTTCACCGACAGGAGTCTGCGGATGATAAACCTGATATGCGGCGCGGTGGTCTTCTTCTACGGCGCGAAGCTCCTCTGGAATTTTATCGGCCTCGCCCTTGGCCTTTAG
- the crcB gene encoding fluoride efflux transporter CrcB, whose translation MEGIIFVGLGGFIGASLRYFLGTAIETGGVIPAATPAINIFGSFLIGILSIISERYGLSRHSAILMLQTGFCGGFTTFSTFSLETFSLISQGKVTHAALYSILSVLCCLLSVAAGRALTELCL comes from the coding sequence ATGGAGGGCATCATTTTTGTCGGGTTGGGCGGCTTTATCGGCGCATCGCTGCGCTATTTTCTCGGAACGGCGATAGAGACCGGGGGCGTCATTCCGGCGGCGACTCCGGCGATAAATATCTTCGGTTCGTTTCTGATCGGCATTCTGAGTATCATCTCGGAGAGGTACGGACTCTCGCGGCACTCGGCGATATTGATGCTGCAGACGGGTTTCTGCGGCGGTTTTACCACCTTTTCTACCTTCTCGCTAGAGACCTTTAGCCTCATATCTCAGGGAAAGGTAACTCATGCCGCGCTCTACAGCATACTCAGCGTCCTATGCTGCCTCCTCTCCGTCGCCGCGGGACGCGCGCTTACGGAACTCTGTCTCTAA
- a CDS encoding LysR family transcriptional regulator codes for MMEVRVLRYFLTVVREESITKAAEVLHITQPTLSRQLAQFEEEVGVRLFNRGTRKIVLTNEGLLLRRRAEEIVDLIDKTERELLEQDELVDGTVTIGAGELASAQILAELIKSTGDRFPLMRYEILTASADLTKERMDKGLTDIGLLLEPIDIEKYEFVRLKVKERWAVLLQADDPLAPQEYVRREELMDAPLIIPMRGNVQNELLNWFGPSLDRRNIVMTSSMSTNASVMVENGIGRAIIIEGGRPYLDRERLVCRLLFPELSATSVLAWKRGQPFCPAADKFIEHIKKTLV; via the coding sequence ATGATGGAGGTCAGAGTTTTACGCTATTTCCTGACCGTAGTCAGGGAGGAAAGTATCACGAAGGCGGCGGAGGTGCTGCACATCACGCAGCCGACGCTCTCCCGTCAGCTGGCCCAGTTCGAAGAGGAGGTCGGTGTCAGGCTCTTTAATCGCGGCACACGCAAGATCGTGCTGACAAACGAGGGGCTGCTGCTGCGCCGCCGCGCGGAGGAGATCGTCGATCTCATCGACAAGACTGAGAGGGAGCTCCTCGAACAGGACGAGCTAGTTGACGGCACCGTGACCATCGGCGCGGGAGAACTGGCGTCGGCGCAGATTCTGGCGGAGCTGATAAAATCAACGGGGGACAGATTCCCGCTGATGCGCTACGAGATACTCACCGCCAGCGCCGACCTCACAAAGGAGCGCATGGACAAGGGGCTCACGGACATCGGGCTGCTGCTTGAACCGATAGATATCGAAAAGTATGAGTTCGTCCGTCTGAAGGTAAAAGAACGGTGGGCGGTACTCCTGCAGGCCGACGATCCTCTTGCGCCGCAGGAATATGTGCGCCGTGAAGAACTTATGGACGCCCCCCTCATCATTCCTATGAGGGGAAATGTACAGAACGAACTTCTCAACTGGTTCGGCCCCTCGCTTGACCGGAGAAATATCGTCATGACGAGCAGCATGAGCACCAACGCCTCGGTTATGGTGGAAAATGGCATCGGCCGCGCCATAATCATCGAGGGCGGACGTCCTTATCTTGACCGTGAGAGGCTCGTCTGCCGCCTGCTCTTTCCCGAACTGTCCGCGACCTCCGTGCTGGCTTGGAAACGCGGACAGCCATTCTGCCCCGCGGCGGACAAATTCATCGAACACATCAAAAAAACGTTGGTTTGA
- a CDS encoding helix-turn-helix domain-containing protein, which yields MTIDEVCRSFHIDRETLQTYERTGLLECGTDEKGRPHYSESALRRLGMIHSLLNAGIEAVTL from the coding sequence ATGACTATAGACGAAGTTTGCCGCTCTTTTCATATAGACAGGGAAACGCTTCAAACCTACGAGCGGACCGGGCTGCTGGAGTGCGGGACGGACGAGAAGGGCCGCCCCCATTACAGCGAGAGCGCGCTGCGGCGTCTCGGCATGATCCACTCCCTGCTTAACGCGGGGATCGAAGCGGTTACGCTGTAA
- a CDS encoding permease translates to MKQEIIYLSYYFITLFKEIAPFWALGILVGSVISVFAKERIHGLLGAMQGARFGAFGVIPASILGIISPLCMYGTIPIAASLSEKGLKDDWLAAFMMSSILLNPQLIIYSAVLGRGALAVRTLSAFLCGAAAGLCVRYLFHGGKFFSFSGLQESENHDTDPNIAIRLLKNILRNIKATGPYFLAGIFLAALFMRLVPPTAVAWLFGGDSGLGVIVAATAGVPLYACGGGTIPLLAEWMQSGMGLGAAAAFMITGPATKVTNLGALKIVLGMKNFLLYLLFIMVFAALTGLVTDFLI, encoded by the coding sequence ATGAAGCAGGAAATTATCTATCTCAGTTATTACTTTATAACGCTCTTTAAGGAAATCGCCCCTTTCTGGGCGCTCGGCATTCTTGTAGGTTCGGTGATATCGGTATTCGCGAAAGAGAGGATACATGGGCTGCTCGGCGCGATGCAGGGTGCGCGTTTCGGAGCTTTCGGCGTGATACCGGCGAGCATCCTTGGCATCATCTCTCCGCTATGTATGTACGGGACCATACCGATCGCCGCCTCGCTATCGGAGAAGGGGCTGAAGGACGACTGGCTCGCGGCCTTCATGATGAGCTCTATTCTGCTCAACCCACAGCTGATTATCTACAGTGCGGTGCTCGGCAGGGGGGCGCTCGCCGTCAGGACGCTCTCCGCCTTCCTCTGCGGCGCGGCGGCGGGGCTCTGCGTGAGGTATCTCTTCCATGGCGGGAAATTCTTCAGCTTCTCCGGTCTCCAGGAATCGGAGAACCATGACACCGATCCCAATATAGCGATACGCCTCTTGAAAAACATCCTGCGGAATATCAAGGCCACCGGCCCCTATTTCCTCGCGGGTATTTTTCTCGCGGCGCTGTTTATGCGCCTCGTCCCTCCGACAGCGGTCGCGTGGCTCTTCGGCGGCGACAGCGGCCTTGGCGTAATCGTGGCGGCAACAGCGGGCGTCCCGCTCTACGCCTGCGGCGGCGGCACCATTCCGCTGCTGGCGGAATGGATGCAGAGCGGCATGGGGCTCGGCGCGGCGGCGGCATTTATGATAACCGGCCCCGCGACAAAGGTGACGAACCTCGGCGCGCTCAAGATCGTGCTCGGCATGAAAAATTTCCTCCTGTATCTGCTTTTTATAATGGTATTCGCGGCCCTCACCGGCCTTGTCACTGACTTTTTGATATAG
- the larB gene encoding nickel pincer cofactor biosynthesis protein LarB, whose amino-acid sequence MEKKELRELLERLSSGAASVDEVMMKLKGGPFRDLGFAKLDSHHALRQGVAEVIYGAGKTPRQIADIAAAMLEDGQRTVLITRMSAEAAAAVEKAVPLAYHEMGRVGIAGVMPEPDGRGKIVIATGGTSDMPVAEEAALTAEALGNEVTRLYDVGVAGLHRLLSHTDDVMTASAIVAIAGMEGALASVIGGLADCPVIAVPTSIGYGASFGGLSALLSMLNSCASGVSVVNIDNGFGAAYLASMINHIGVK is encoded by the coding sequence ATGGAGAAAAAAGAGCTAAGGGAATTGCTTGAAAGGCTCTCCTCCGGCGCGGCGAGCGTCGACGAGGTGATGATGAAACTCAAGGGCGGCCCCTTCCGCGATCTTGGCTTCGCGAAGCTCGACAGCCACCATGCGCTGCGTCAGGGCGTGGCGGAGGTCATCTATGGCGCGGGAAAGACGCCGCGGCAGATCGCCGACATCGCCGCCGCGATGCTTGAAGATGGGCAGCGTACCGTGCTCATCACGCGGATGAGCGCCGAGGCCGCCGCCGCCGTCGAAAAAGCGGTGCCTCTCGCCTATCACGAAATGGGGCGCGTCGGCATCGCGGGCGTGATGCCAGAGCCGGACGGACGCGGCAAAATAGTGATCGCCACCGGCGGCACCAGCGACATGCCCGTCGCCGAAGAGGCGGCGCTCACGGCGGAGGCGCTCGGGAACGAGGTTACGCGCCTTTACGACGTCGGCGTCGCGGGGCTGCACCGCCTGCTCTCTCACACCGACGACGTGATGACGGCCTCCGCCATCGTCGCGATCGCGGGCATGGAGGGGGCGCTCGCCTCCGTCATCGGCGGCCTTGCCGACTGCCCCGTCATCGCCGTGCCGACGAGCATTGGCTACGGGGCCTCCTTCGGAGGCCTCTCGGCGCTGCTCTCGATGCTCAACTCCTGCGCCAGCGGCGTCAGCGTCGTCAATATCGACAACGGTTTCGGAGCGGCCTACCTTGCGAGCATGATAAACCACATAGGAGTGAAATAG
- a CDS encoding bifunctional diguanylate cyclase/phosphodiesterase — protein sequence MLALLDELSELVYISDVDTYEMIFINESAKSLFSINTDVCGRKCYEVLQGRSSPCSFCTNAKLSHDKFYTWEIYNRKVSRHYLLKDKLISWNGREARLEIAFDITEKENQKDTLKNALDAEVAVLNCVKVLTEAESYSEAVSKVLENVGLFLAAERTYIFEIRDKLIDNTYEWCAPGVSPQIDNLQGLPVGLISFWRESFDAGQCFVITDIEELREARRDEYEILRAQKIRSLIAAPLVVDGRLIGYLGVDNPPAARILHLSPLLITLANFITGTMQRSLYQRRLEELSYNDMLTGLHNRNAFIRDVESLSKNGFESLGIIYVDVNGLKKYNDEYGHAAGDLALVKTAKTVESVFHEKGNSTYRIGGDEFVVLSPNSSEEYFNALVAKLKAKICRDEDGMQSFSMGWCWASGGCDIQDLLTEADEQMYLDKKQFYRSKAASKRYRVCNDEVLGLGDPEALRRQLDDDRFLVYFQPKVSVADHKPIGAEALTRYLSSEGALIAPDQFISMLENNRLIWMLDFWVFGFVCRKIRQWLDLGKKVLPISVNFSRATISEADFVERLEEAWRQWNVPKELLEIEVTETVEVDDEKNFLEIVKRVKEAGFQISIDDFGARYANLSLFASSCFDVLKIDRGLVRDLPDNPTAFAVLKAIADICKKMNIRVIAEGVENDRQLKALMEIGCDGLQGFHFSRPIPLEEYQAKYLNAQDGHGMA from the coding sequence ATGCTCGCTCTGCTTGACGAGCTCTCTGAATTGGTTTACATCTCTGATGTAGACACATACGAGATGATTTTCATCAATGAGTCGGCAAAATCGCTTTTCAGCATCAACACCGACGTCTGTGGGCGCAAGTGCTATGAGGTGCTGCAGGGGCGGAGCTCTCCCTGCAGCTTCTGTACAAACGCCAAGCTTTCTCATGATAAATTTTATACATGGGAAATATATAATCGGAAGGTTTCACGCCATTACCTTCTGAAAGACAAGCTGATCTCCTGGAATGGCCGCGAGGCGCGTCTGGAGATCGCCTTTGACATAACGGAAAAGGAAAACCAGAAGGATACGCTGAAGAACGCGCTCGATGCCGAAGTTGCAGTGCTGAACTGCGTTAAGGTTCTCACTGAGGCGGAAAGCTACAGCGAGGCCGTCAGCAAGGTGCTTGAAAATGTCGGCCTCTTTCTGGCGGCGGAGAGGACCTATATCTTTGAGATCAGGGATAAGCTCATTGACAATACTTATGAGTGGTGTGCTCCCGGCGTCTCCCCCCAGATAGATAATCTCCAGGGGCTGCCGGTCGGCCTGATATCATTCTGGAGAGAGAGTTTCGACGCCGGCCAGTGTTTCGTAATAACGGACATTGAAGAGCTGCGCGAGGCCCGCCGTGACGAATATGAGATACTTCGCGCGCAGAAGATCAGAAGTCTTATCGCGGCGCCGCTGGTGGTAGACGGACGTCTTATCGGTTACCTCGGCGTGGACAATCCTCCGGCGGCGCGTATCCTGCATCTGTCGCCGCTGCTCATCACCCTCGCCAACTTTATCACCGGTACTATGCAGCGCAGCCTCTATCAGCGGCGTCTTGAAGAGCTCAGTTATAACGACATGCTTACGGGGCTCCATAACAGGAACGCTTTTATCCGCGATGTGGAAAGCCTCTCCAAAAATGGTTTTGAATCGCTGGGAATAATCTATGTCGACGTCAACGGCCTTAAAAAATACAACGACGAGTATGGACACGCGGCGGGAGACCTGGCGCTTGTTAAGACGGCGAAAACTGTGGAATCCGTCTTTCATGAAAAGGGAAACAGCACATACCGCATAGGCGGAGACGAGTTTGTCGTACTCTCGCCAAATTCGAGCGAAGAATATTTTAACGCTCTGGTAGCCAAACTAAAAGCGAAGATCTGCCGGGATGAGGATGGCATGCAGAGCTTTTCGATGGGATGGTGCTGGGCTTCCGGAGGCTGCGACATACAGGATCTGCTCACCGAGGCCGACGAGCAGATGTATCTCGACAAAAAACAGTTTTATCGCAGCAAAGCGGCCTCAAAGCGCTACCGTGTCTGTAACGACGAAGTCCTCGGCCTCGGAGATCCCGAGGCTCTGCGGCGCCAGCTTGACGACGACCGTTTCCTCGTATACTTCCAGCCGAAAGTATCGGTAGCGGACCATAAGCCGATAGGAGCGGAGGCGCTGACGCGCTATCTCTCCTCGGAGGGAGCATTGATAGCGCCGGATCAATTTATCTCTATGCTGGAGAACAACAGGCTGATATGGATGCTGGATTTCTGGGTCTTTGGTTTCGTATGCCGTAAGATCCGCCAGTGGCTGGATCTGGGTAAAAAGGTGCTGCCGATTTCCGTCAACTTCTCCCGCGCGACGATATCGGAGGCCGATTTTGTCGAGCGGCTTGAGGAGGCATGGCGGCAGTGGAATGTGCCGAAGGAACTTCTCGAGATAGAGGTCACCGAAACTGTTGAGGTAGATGATGAAAAGAATTTTCTCGAGATAGTAAAGAGGGTGAAAGAGGCCGGTTTCCAGATATCGATAGACGATTTCGGGGCGCGTTATGCGAACCTTTCGCTCTTTGCCTCATCATGTTTCGACGTGCTGAAGATCGACCGCGGCCTGGTGCGGGACCTGCCTGACAACCCGACGGCCTTTGCCGTGCTGAAGGCCATCGCTGATATCTGTAAGAAGATGAACATCCGCGTTATCGCCGAGGGCGTCGAGAACGACCGGCAGCTTAAGGCGCTGATGGAG
- a CDS encoding MerR family transcriptional regulator, which yields MTISEAAERTGLSADTLRYYERIGLIPPVPRTESGLRAYSGEMIEWINFIQQFKEIGMPLEAILNYVKLAMLGSGTRQERKVILLETRRSLMRKIDHLYSCLKQADYQLKNYDSRLLPETESAVKRWRLSGGAEENCAV from the coding sequence ATGACAATCAGCGAAGCGGCGGAGAGAACGGGGCTTTCGGCGGACACCCTAAGGTATTACGAGCGCATAGGGCTTATACCGCCGGTGCCGAGAACGGAGAGCGGGCTGCGCGCCTACAGCGGAGAGATGATCGAATGGATAAATTTCATCCAGCAGTTTAAGGAGATCGGCATGCCGCTCGAGGCGATCCTAAATTACGTGAAGCTGGCGATGCTCGGCAGCGGCACCAGGCAGGAGCGCAAGGTCATCCTCCTTGAAACTCGCCGGAGCCTGATGCGGAAGATCGATCACCTTTATAGCTGCCTTAAGCAGGCCGATTACCAGCTTAAAAATTACGACAGCCGGCTGCTGCCGGAGACGGAGAGCGCCGTCAAACGCTGGCGCCTGTCGGGGGGCGCGGAGGAAAACTGCGCCGTCTGA
- a CDS encoding LarC family nickel insertion protein has protein sequence MKTLYLDCGMGAAGDMLTAALLELHPDPAAFLERMNGLALPGVAVTAAPCVKCGITGTRVSVTVNGEEEESVEAGTPHGHEHRHCHEEAHGHEHTHSHPHPHEHGHEHGHGDAHHSHEGHSHAGMREIEHILSHLDLPEKVRADALAVYALIAEAEAKVHGRPVSEVHFHEVGAMDAVADITGVCLLLHELAPERIIASPVHVGSGHVHCAHGVLPVPAPAAAEILRGVPIYGGAVRGELCTPTGAALLKYFADDFAPLPVIKVSKIGYGMGKKDFAWANCVRAMIGDTEI, from the coding sequence ATGAAGACCTTATACCTTGACTGCGGCATGGGAGCCGCGGGCGACATGCTGACGGCGGCGCTGCTGGAGCTCCATCCCGACCCCGCCGCCTTCCTTGAGAGGATGAACGGGCTCGCGCTTCCGGGCGTGGCGGTAACCGCCGCCCCCTGCGTCAAATGCGGCATCACGGGAACGCGCGTCTCCGTCACCGTAAACGGCGAAGAGGAGGAGAGCGTGGAGGCCGGTACGCCTCATGGCCATGAACACCGCCATTGCCACGAAGAGGCGCATGGGCACGAACATACCCACAGCCATCCCCACCCGCACGAACACGGGCACGAACATGGGCACGGAGATGCACATCACAGTCACGAGGGCCACAGCCACGCCGGGATGCGCGAGATAGAGCACATCCTCTCGCACCTCGATCTGCCGGAAAAGGTACGCGCCGACGCGCTCGCCGTCTACGCGCTGATCGCGGAGGCGGAGGCGAAGGTGCACGGCAGGCCGGTCTCCGAGGTCCATTTCCATGAGGTGGGGGCGATGGACGCCGTCGCCGATATCACCGGCGTCTGCCTGCTGCTGCATGAACTCGCGCCGGAGCGGATAATCGCCTCTCCCGTCCACGTCGGAAGCGGACACGTCCACTGCGCGCACGGCGTGCTTCCTGTCCCCGCGCCCGCGGCGGCGGAGATACTGCGCGGCGTTCCCATCTACGGCGGCGCGGTGCGCGGCGAACTCTGCACCCCCACGGGGGCGGCGCTGCTCAAATATTTTGCCGACGACTTCGCGCCGCTGCCGGTGATAAAAGTCTCGAAAATCGGCTACGGCATGGGCAAAAAAGACTTCGCCTGGGCGAACTGTGTGCGGGCGATGATCGGGGATACGGAAATATAA